Genomic window (Tachysurus fulvidraco isolate hzauxx_2018 chromosome 20, HZAU_PFXX_2.0, whole genome shotgun sequence):
ttatgtcaactttcacttttactcctctatatttcctagataaaatgtatacttttactccgctatatttccaataagcatcttcgttactcgttactacaaaatagaatcagaagaaatgtgtgtgactgcaataagggaggtttggcgagtcACTGCTCCTTTAGAGAGTCACTGCACGTCCGCGCgcgctacggagaagcacaggcacgcgcagcgtgcacgcgcagtcagagctggaggcatttatctatgaCGGTggaaaccaaaagcagtgaaatgtcagtattcttattaccagagtttatagcacaaacaaaatattaatgcaatatcaataatgactggcatcattacatcatgcataacattttggtgtccacttttgccatttaataataccataacttttggcttactatgtagtcatataatatataatataaaagtcttcttgttttaaattctcactgagggctaaaacccctaaagatgaaatcctagaaccgcccctgctcttatacctaccgaaaatcactgaaattttactttttacttttacttcaaatacttaagtacattaaatatcagaaaacgacttttgatacttaagtacagtaaatatcagatactttaagacttttacttgagtaatattctaaaaggtgactttcacttctaccaatgtctttttctagtaggatacttgtacttttactcaagtagtgctttctaatactttatacaacactgcacactGAATGTACAAAATCTGCAGCAATGCAAATAGCTCATCTTTACAACCATCCTAAGTAGAAAAAGCATGTCAAGATGGCCTACAACAGCAGACGACAACATCGTGTTCTACTCCTTGCAGCGACAAACAGGAATCTGATACAGAAAAAATATCCTGGGCATTTAAAGACTCAGAAACACATTTGTaatcttctaaatattttatctcAATGCTTAATGTGTTCAGAACATTACATGAAGCTGCACTGTACGACTGGTGGAGCGGATAACCGCACAAACGTTCATGTTTCTAATTAATAAAGTGGCGACAAGTTTGTGTTGCATATTGAAATTGAACATCAACTCTCTTTACTGTAGATGCGACTCATTGTCAAGACGATGAGGATAAGACCTGGCACCCGGTCGGGTCCAAATGGAGAAACAGCCAGTGTGCAGAATGCAGTTGCTCTGTGGATGTGATTGGCTGCTGTGGCgggtaaaaacacacaacatactgcaccatcaccttcatcactccatcaccttCTTCACCGTATCATGTTCTTCACTCCTTCACCTTCTTCACTTCACCTTCTTCACAAATTTTTGTCTTTTACAGATGGCCAACACATGTGTCTGGAGGCTGCAGCATTATATATGATTTTAAAACCTGTACATATGAATTGATTCAGCAGGATAAAAATGTCCCCTGTCAGGCTTTTGGATAGAGATTATGAAGATGAGATAAAGAAATCGAGATAAAAAGATGGCAGACGTAAACCACAGAAGCACAAATACAACATGATGATGACtttgaacataaatataataaagattTACTTACTGATTACTTTTGTTGTTTGATGTGTCAGTAAAACAGACTGGAGCCTCTGGTTCAATAGAAGAAAATCCTGTTTACTGTACAATAGTTTAGTGGGAAAAatctgatagatagatagagagagagagagagagagagagagagagagatgtgacatgcggctaagtatggtgacgcATACTTAGAATTTgctctctgcatttaacccatccaaagtgcacacacagcagtgaacacacacccggagcagtgggcagccatttatgctgtggcgcccggggagcagttggggggttcgtgctcaagggcacctcagtcgtggccaacccgagactcgaacccacaacctttgggttacgagtcTGACTCTCTagccattaggccatgactaatagatagatagatagatacactagatagatagatagatagatagatagatagatagatagatagatagatagatagatagatagatagatagatagatagatagaaataactataaataaagttatgaCTGGTTCTATGTGCATAAAAATAGTATGCACATAGAAATATGTACATATGTTGTTTTatctgtcaggatccagccctgAGTTTTGGCCATGTGCTGTTGTTtatgttcagtgtcacatgtctgccccgcccttgtttgGTGTTAATGATGTTATTATTCTTCGTTTTAATTCTAAAGTCTGTACTGTAACGGTTTTAAAGATCGTCGAAGTGCGAGCACGTTCATTCGCTATACTCTCTTAGCTTCTGATTTAGGGGATAAGGTTTCTACACTGACCCAAGACCAGCAGTATTCAAATGATTCAATTCAACTCcattcaattcatttatttctatagcgcttgtAACAATGAATGTTGTCTCAAGGATTTACAGAAgtgtagaaacagaataaaacttgtaaagtttaaaattacgTTCATATTTATGTCTAACTTGTATGATCGAGCCTGAGGTGATGttgaagaaaaactccctgatatgacatgaggaagaaaccttgagaggaaccagactcagaagtgaacctcgaGTGAACCTTATAGTCGAGTGAAATTGTGAAATTTTGTCCTGAACTGTACCTttggctttgtgtgtttgtgtttctttatttattaaccttAAGGAAACACAAAACCTGCTGATATGGAGTGTGATTTTactggaagtgtgtgtgatgcCATTCGCTCCAACCCTCTTCCTGCTCTATTTAAACCTGAGCATCTGCTTCAGATCAGAGATTTTATATCAAATTTCGGATTAATGGTgagttcacttttttttttaaataatatagagATTTATTCCCAaagtgcattattattattattattattattattattattattattattattattattattattattattattattattattattattattattattattaacaacaacaacaaaaataataataataataataatattgataatTCTGTAAgctttattaacattttgtgtACTAGAATAAAATGCTTATTATGTTtaaacaatttgttttttaGCGACTTTTGAGTATTTTTACAGATATTTCCTGAAATCTAAAAATCATTAAACGATCGTAAAGATTAAAGATCAATAACACTGTTGCATTGAGTTCATGCAGTGCAgttattcatattatttactatacataacaatattatataaaactcttcAGTAACTACTCTAACATTTTTATTGGAAACTCAGTAAACCTTTCTGCATAAccttaactttttatttttatgtttttatttgtaaatagtTTTTGTAGCTATGTAGCTATTTTTTTTGCCAGACTTTAATATTATGGAATTATccatttttttaacttattttattttagattaattatttttatagaatAATGACATATAACCTTAATGAAGTCGTTTCAGTTTAAGGTTGTATGAcaacaaaatgtagaaatattCAGTGGGGTGtgaatatttatgaaagtaaagaCATATGTTTGTAAGTTTTTGTGAGATCTGTATAATTTTctcttggtttgtttgttttatcggTTCCAAAGTCAATGATGAAGAGGTCGGTGTTTGTGGGTTTTGTCCTGCTTGCTCTTGTCCC
Coding sequences:
- the LOC113661350 gene encoding beta-microseminoprotein isoform X2, whose translation is MECFFTGRVCDVIRSKPVPALFKPEHLLQIRDFRIMSMMKRSVFVAFVLLALVPMIHAACWFKQNKPDATHCQDDEDKTWHPVGSKWRNSQCAECSCSVDVIGCCGGWPTHVSGGCSIIYDFKTCTYELIQQDKNVPCQAFG